One segment of Anatilimnocola aggregata DNA contains the following:
- a CDS encoding Nif3-like dinuclear metal center hexameric protein, with product MMTTIADISSFFASHTPLSLAEDWDNVGLLAGDPAQPVTKIMTCLTITAASAAEAIHERAELIVTHHPLPFKPLKRLTTEQTPGRLLWSLARAGVAIFSPHTAFDSAAAGINQQLAEGIGLTQIQPLVPAKNDPNGLGSGRIGTLTKPITLQEAAALLANFLKIDGLQMVGEPNQKISRIGIACGSAGSFLPAAADSGCQLLITGETTFHTCLEAEALGLSLLLPGHYASERFACEQLAVVLKNQFPGLEVWPSRAETDPVRWLPLG from the coding sequence ATGATGACCACCATCGCCGATATTTCTTCCTTCTTCGCCTCCCACACACCGCTTTCTCTTGCAGAAGACTGGGACAACGTGGGCCTCCTCGCTGGCGATCCTGCCCAACCAGTCACCAAAATCATGACCTGCCTGACGATCACTGCCGCGAGCGCCGCTGAAGCGATTCACGAGCGGGCAGAATTAATCGTCACTCACCATCCGCTTCCCTTCAAACCGCTGAAGCGACTAACGACCGAGCAAACGCCGGGGCGACTCTTGTGGTCCTTAGCGCGGGCTGGCGTTGCAATCTTCAGCCCGCATACCGCCTTTGATTCCGCGGCGGCAGGAATCAATCAGCAATTGGCCGAAGGGATCGGTCTCACGCAAATTCAGCCTTTGGTCCCGGCCAAGAACGATCCCAATGGGCTCGGCTCGGGTCGCATTGGCACTTTGACGAAGCCCATTACTTTGCAGGAGGCTGCGGCCCTACTGGCGAACTTCTTGAAGATCGATGGCCTGCAGATGGTTGGAGAACCGAACCAAAAAATCTCGCGCATCGGCATCGCCTGCGGCAGTGCTGGCAGCTTTTTACCCGCCGCTGCCGACTCCGGTTGCCAACTCCTGATCACCGGCGAAACAACTTTTCATACGTGTCTCGAAGCGGAAGCCCTCGGCCTGAGCCTGCTCCTTCCCGGGCATTATGCCAGTGAACGATTTGCCTGCGAGCAATTGGCGGTAGTCCTGAAAAACCAGTTTCCGGGTCTCGAAGTTTGGCCCAGTCGCGCGGAAACAGACCCAGTGCGGTGGCTACCTCTCGGATAA